tttaataaaattatttttccttattcatttaattacaaaaacctcatcatttttctaaaactctatttatttataaataacaattttttaaattagtttacgaaaaatgggatgttacacacGAGCCTCTAGCTGATCGTGGTCAGCCTTTAGCTTTGTCAACTCTTTCTCATGGCGTCTCTCCATCTCTGTTATGTGGTTTTGGAGTTGTGGTAAGGTGTTTGTGTCTGCCATAGCTTTCGGATGAGGATGCGAGTCCGTGAGGGGGTTTTCACGTTTGATGCTAGACTGAGTGTTGAGCATGGATGGATGTAGGAGGATTGACAAGAGGCCACAGGGTATGTTTTACTGAGGCCCCACGGTGGGTGCCAAATGTTCTTACCAAAATTCAGAACTTTGGCACATCAGGGTTGACATGGGGTCCCGAACTTCACACGTCGGCATTGAGGATACCATTGACAGGAGGGGGGACTTGCAAAACAAAGGACTCCGACGCTCAAGCAAGAATGTGTGTAAGGAGAGTAAAGCAAGTAATATTGAAAATAGCTTGTACGAgctaaagagagagagaggggcaCAGGCTTGTTGCCATGTGCTGAGTGTGTGAGAGCAAGTCGTGTATGAATGCGTGTTGAGGGGTTCAATGGAACTTGTATTTATAGTAGATGAGCGAGGGTGTTGGTCCTTGTTTGTGGGCGTTGTTTGTTAGTCTTATAGATAATTACCGGCTTATAAATAATAATCGGAAGCTTAaagataatgttagagataaacatTTAAATTAGGGATAAAGGTAGAAGATATTTGTACCTTGTAGATAATTTGGCgttatagataatttaatacTTGCCaacagataagatatttaaatatatttgaatagtaGTTAGGTTAGAGATAACTTGTTTGTTGGGGAGCTCGGCTGCTAAGGGTCAGACGTCCGTGCTTTTGTAGTAGGGCTGACGTGGAGGGTGGACATGTGTCTCTGAGTGCCACGTAGTATACCACGTAAGATTTGTGGGTCCTCAATAGTACACTAAGTTTAATGAATCAAAAATGCTTGCAAAACAACTAGCAATTCTATGTGAAATATGCTATGAAATACAATGAATCATGAGCTTATGCAAGATCCATGAGATACTTGCATGccaaaattttagtattttaagaGTAGTCCAATAAGGAGATTGTTGTTAAGAGAGAGCAAGCTATCACTAGAGTTGTATACAAATGCAAATTATGATGGATCAATTGTTGATAGAAAATCAACCTCAACATATTGCATGTTCTTGGGTGATAACTTGGTAACATGGACAAGCATACTATTTAATAGTAGTTGCAAGGTTTAATGCAAACACAAATGTTAGAGATATGGCTCAAGGAATTTGTGAATTGTTATCGATGAAAATTATACTTGATGAGGGCAAAATTAAGTATTAAGTCCCCGTGAAACTACTTTGTGACAATAAGTTAGCCGTTAGATTTACTAACACAGCAATAGCCTAAccctttgcaaagaaaaattagaTAGCAACCTTATAACTTTTGCACATGTCCTTGAGTAACAAATGTACTAACTTCAGGGGACTTCCCACATAGTGATTTCAAGATGTCACGAGTAAGCTAGGAATGATAAATATTCATTCACTTGTTGAAGGAGTGTATTGTAAAACCAATTATTTATTTCCTAGATTGTATAGATTTCTATTCTTATTTTCTGTTAGAATGAGTAGCTGATTGTTTACATATTTGTAACCCAAATTAACAGGTTAATATTGATTGTTAGTTTATATTTGTTGAAAGCAGCTGTTATTGAATAATTAGGGTTGACTTAGTGGTGAAAGATTGGATAGTATACACAAAGTCTTAGGTTCTAACCTTTTGTCATTGTAGTACAAAAGAAAAAGGCAATTGTTGTAACAATCATTACAAAATAATACTATACAATTTCATTACTCTTTTTCAAGTATAAggataggaaaaaaatgaagccctTAGCTTGAAAAATGCAACTGATGGGCAATTTTTGACAGAAGAAAATTCAATTAGAGAAGGAGGGGTGTAGAGAAATGAACAGAAGTAGTGAAGAAGAATTTGGCCTTGGGAGGACTGTTCCCTGTCTTTTAGTATTAGTATGCATCTATAATTTTGGTTGTCGATGTTCTACATTTTTCCTATTATGTGATGTTTTGGATTGGATTTACGAGGTTTACATCGGTTGTAAGGAAGTCATTCCATGTTTCAAGTTGAATATAGTTGCATTTCTAGTTTCTATCAGTTGCATATTTAAATTAAGGCAGAATTGCTACCAGCTTTACTAGCACTAGAATACTATTGCTTGTTGCATAACCCCAATAAAatgttaatcttattaataatttaataaatccCTGAGTAGGTATGCACTTTGCCAGTTTGCCTCTCATTAATGTAATGTACTAGCACAGGCTATTTATAGTTCAATACATAGCAGAAATGAGAACTAAgcgagaaagagaaagaagcaGCAACCAATACAATCACTATGGTAGCATTTAACACATAAATTTGAACATTTCTTCAATACGGCACTGAGTTCTACACTTACTATTTACATAATGAACTTCAGGAATGACAGTTTCAGTAAAATTCAACGTGTAGCAACTTGGCCTTTATTTCAAGGGAAAACCAGAAAAGCCCTTTTGCCTTGGCTGAAGAGGCAGTCAGATATTTAGATGACATGTTTATGCCTCCTCATTTTCCTCGTCCTCAACTTCATCAATTCCAACCCAACGTGTAAAAGCAAATAGAAACTCCTTGAAGTTCACCATTCCATTTTTATCCCAATCCATTTCTTCTGCAGAATTTTGCAGAGAAAACAAAATACttattagtaaataaaatactagctaggaagaaaaaacaaagagaagGTTGATTTAGAGTTGCTACTGTATAGAAAATCTTCGAATGAAGTTTTAGAATGAGTTTGGGgcaatcatagttttttttttttacagtatgtaaattaaaaaaatttaattactcatttgatccTATAGTTACAAAAAATTTCCCTTTTAGCCTATATATTTAAAAGCATATCCTTTTAGTcctatacatattttatttttaatctcttttagtccctacaCAATTTTAATCCCAACACGAGGActaaaagagattaaaaatgatGTGTAGGGACTAAAAGGGGGTGTTTTTaagtataaggactaaaagggaAAGTTTTGTAACTATAAgaccaaatgaataattaaaccaaaataagaTTTCAAGACATACATACTGACATTTAAAAGTTAGTTCCATATTTCATGCAATACTGCTGATTAGAAACAGAAGAGTATTACAGATAAATAGACAACCTCTGCAATAGAAAGAATACAAGATACCTACCATGACCTGTGACTGTGAGTTCCTTGTATGTTCCTTTCTGCTAATGTTTCCCAAGAAGTGTGTTATGATCTAGCTAGAATACTAAGTTGGGTGTGCTATTTTTGTGATCAATTGGGAGGCACTCACTTTTCTTGTATAAGCAtgttaaatcatattttaaaatgttggtACATAACACACCCTGATAACTGAGTATGTCTGTGTTTAAGCAAGCTTGAATCCTCATTGGGGCTTATATGCATATTTaaaagggaaaggaagagaCAACTGACCAAATCTTTTCATGGCTATTCTTCCAGAAGAACGCTCCCCTGATGTAGTTTCATTTATAGCTTGGACCATCTCATTTTTGCTGACATATCCATCCTTGTTCTTGTCTAGGAATACAAATGTATCAACCAAAGTCTCAAATGTGCGCTCCAGCTTTGGCATCCCAATTCGTGATTTCTAGGGAAGTCATGGAAAACAATTTGAAGATGTAGCAAAACATGGAAATTCAAGGTTTATTGTTATCAAAGGAAGCATGACAAAATTCTAGGCTTCCCTGAAGAAATGCATGAAATAGAAAAGCAAATccataacagaaaaaaaatgattaaacatATAAAACTGAGTTACTCATAAAGTACAAAGATCTCCTGAACTATATGTATGGTTGGGTGCAAAAGCTGCTAAAAGACAAGAATCCGGATTCAATTCTCAATAATTAAATGTATAacaacacaaaataattcaaatatcaATCAGCACATAGCAGCAGGCTACTTGTTTATCTTTCAAAATTGAATTCTTTAAGAATCTCTCCCTATATTGCATAAATAGCCTCATATGGTAATGAAACTAATAAGGCACAGATAATGTGTGCTAGGATACAGCGTGAAGAGCTGCAGGGTCATCCTTGAGAAGGTAGACAACGCAAAGAAGAACAATAAACTCACTGAACTTCATTACCATATCCTCGTTGATATCACATGCTTCAAAAAGATCATTTATTTCCTCCTCGGTAAAAGAAATTTCCAGCTTACTGAAACACTTTTTCAACTCCTCTTGATCTATTGCCCCATTAGAATCCTCATCTATAAGGAAAGCCATAAACACACTGCTGTTAGCCATTATACTAAACATAAATGTCAATAAGTCAATTTGAGTGGGCAAGAAATGTTGACAAAAACATTCTCATAGAAATTTTTGCTGCACAGCTAAAGCCTGTGAATGTGTTCAGTAGATAACAGTTCCGACCACAGAAATAAGCAAATATTTATCAGTTTTAGTGTATACTAAAATctaattgaatttgaataaacATTTAAGTGTTTAAACATAGGATTAGGTGCAGTCTTTCATCACATAGGCACAATAAAAATGATTCCAATAAGACAGTTACCATTTACTTCTACTTTGAAATGACATTTATGGTATCTACTTTCAGGTCCATATATGTTATTTACAGCATTTGTAGGCTTTTTGTGGGAAAGTATCAAATCAAAATACCAATTTAACAAAACCATAAATTTGAAGTGGAAACCTACCAAACTGCTCAAATATGGCTTTGCATTTTCTAAGGCTCTCATCAATCTTTGGGAATTTCAAGATTATAGTGTTGAATGATTTCACGGAACTTCCTTGAGATTCCCTACGCAGCATTGCTTCAACCATTTTAGCCTCGAGCTTAGTTTCTGGCACTGATCCCTTTTTGGGTGATTCAATCTTTCCCAGTGCACCTCCCATTGCCTATCAATAAACCAGAAGTGGTGCCTCTGGTAACTGTCATGTAAGAGTGTAAAAATTAGAACAGAAATTCAAAAAAGAATTCTCAATCACTGTCTCTCCATGcatatgattatttatttttctcagtgataatcaattacacataagTTCTTTCACAAATCAGAATAATGGTTAGACCCTATTCTTGATCCTTTGATCTAAAAAGCAAACTTTTCTTGATACCAAAACTTCCCTTTAAGTAGATCACTGCTTAGGATCTATCTTGAGTGTCAATTTCAAGCGTCCTAGATTGTGATGAAACAATTTTTTAGCTCCTCCACCCCCTTTTTTTATTGAGCAAGTTTCTAGGCCCCTCATAATCTGTTAAGTATCTTTGGGCAGCATGCAAGATATTGATCTAACAACTGaaatatatctttttctttaaaaaaaaaaaaaaagaaaaacaaaaatggggTATGCTGAGGAGATAATCAGTTTTtactgagagagagagagaatcaaTTTTGGGCATGTTATTAGATTCGGTATTTTCAAGAATAGACACTATATGATTGATAGAGACAAAActcaattttgataatttaatagATTTAACCTGCCAACATCAGAATTACATGCAAACTAATGAATTGAACTAATAAtctcaaaattgaataaaagatTTGAAGGCCCTAATTAGAAAGCTTAGTATAACTTTCGATCAGAGGCAACATAAATTGCCATATCACAAATATTAAAAGGAATAATAAGTAGaagtaaaacaaacaaataaataaaagaaggaaagttacttaaaatgaaatgaagaaaCAAAGACATGAACTTATGACCAGGGTGAAGAAGGAGCAGGAGTTTGTTCCCAAGCTCCTTGGATTCTGAACAGGATCAGGAGAAGAAGCAGTGGAGGAGATTCAACAACTCAAACTGGTGAATAACCTGAAATgacaaggaaaaaaagaaactgGTTTCTGGGTGTTGCAGATTGGATATAGAAGAAAGATGCATGAACATTGAACAGAAATGAAACAGAAGAATACCAAAGTTAGAATTAGGAAAGTGaggtttgttttgtttgttgactGAGTCTGGGCCTTCATGTGTCTCAGCCTACGTTTGTGCTGCTCCCGCCACGTATTGTCGTCTCTGACTCTTCCTACCTACattagattaaataaataatagagttaaatatcttttgattcttaatATATATCCTATTTTTATATCTCTGATCcctcataaaaaaattctttgaatCAACTGTCTAATATTTGAgaagtttttttcaaaatctcaCTCGTTAATTGAGATCCATTAATTGGTTATATGATCGTTAACCCGTTAATTGGATAAGTTGACATACATGTGTGATGTCACATGACTCATTAGATGTGTTAGATTGCACGTAAggaaaaagattttttaattttttttaagtaattattttctttttttttccaatctaCCCTTTGGATAATCCTTTTCTCTATTGAGTATATTAATCTCCCCTCTTTCTTCATGTTTTCTACACCGCCACCATTAAACAACAACCCACACTACCAAACCATAGATCGTGACACCAAACACACCACCACAGCATTTCCTATTCCATCATCTCACACCACCATCGTGCCCTCGTTCACGTGCGCGAACACGGTGTCGCATGATGCAGGACCCTAATAATAGTTAGTTAGCCTTAGGACACGTGGTAAATTGTAACTGaactgttatatatatatatatatagtagtttCAGCAAAAAGGGGACATTCATTCATTCTTTGTAAGAACTTTCTCTGTAATTCCAATTCAATCAATAACAAATTTCCCTTGTTCAGTGTCCATTCTATTGCCTTGGATTCCCTACCCCTTTCTTGATTACTCTTCGTGGTTCTTACTTCCTAGAACAACcgcaacaattggtatcagacgGTGACCTTCCAAGCTACGACTCCGCCATGGCTAATAATACCAGAAATCAAACGCAGATTCGTGAAATGGAAGAATGTCTCACTACGCGAATGGAAGAATGATTCATGGATATTGGAGCTTTGTTGTAGCGCACGATCGAGGATATGTTTCGACGCCACAAAAATTCTTGTTCATCAAGTGCTACCGCGTCTTCCAGGTCTTATTTGTGTAACACTAGGCTCACACGTTTGGATTTTCCCCGATTAAATGACGAGGGCTTCAAGAACTGGATCATCCAGTGTGACACTTTCTTTTCGGTTGATCAAactgttagaattaatgtctcatgtgagaggcatgtgacttagtagggactaataaataaataaataatgattaagggctaaattgtaattggggttaataggagaagtttctaggttgactgctacttgatgggagtagtggttataaaaggggctgaatacccactaacgtgaaataaggtccccttcctgaccagaaaagtgttctctctcactCATAGCCCTCACTAAcggagagaggcagaaaagaaaggtcaaaggaagtgaaatcttatttctctcctctttcaaggaaatcaaagtgtaATGAagagaagttcctatggagaaaggtacaagtcttcctatggagaaaggtacacatcattatctattgttgtttattgattgtttgtgagaaccataggtttcaagatcctgttgtttcctatcattgatagtctaggaaaccccttaagaatttttttacatgtggtatcagagcatgtgttatgaaatttatgattctccaagaatgatttaatttctcccaattatgtatgaaccctaattatgaaatttagggataatttaatttctctcaattatgtatgaaccctaattatgaaatttagggataatttaatttcttccaattatgcataaatcctaattatgaaatttaggaattttattttccgctgcatatattgttttattggcaatattttgttattgttgaatACCAATTTTTGGAGAAAGATTATTTGAAAACTTATGATTATCGGAGAGAAAGCTACAcgacatgtatatattaaatttggagaaagtttttaCATCTAATGGTGAAAGAAAGGAAGCGTGCCATTAACGTAAAGATTCAATTCCAATTTTGAAAAGCTGCGCAGGTACGTTTATTGTAGGgaagaatatgaaattttggaaattgctatttgcaacctTATGTTTGCTATTTCCAATCCCActtgatcctttttttttcaaaaaaaaaattattgttgaaggtgattaaaggattgaaagtttatattctgtaattaaattaatgtgaatgttttgcaattattggtagcagtaaatatatgtatatgctacatatttgcttgaacgtgtttgaatgcaaaaacacaaataaatgcaaatattattttatggtctggaatgaaattaatagaatggctatgaattgttaatagcaataagtatgtgcagaccatacatatttggttggaattaaatgtatgttgaatttgttagtcaccaaagtggccaaatttgtaaggttatttaattccaaattaatgattatttcaattatacttggttggaattaaatgtatgttgaatttgttagtcaccaaagtgaccaaatttgtaaggttatttaattccaacttAATGATTATTccaattactcatagaataatggatgctaaattatatgattattggtttatgggtaattgaaattcattgtgataaggcatttatggatcgcccaaaggttgattagttgttcttataattaatgaatataattgtaggcaatttgtgtgtatcattagttttatttatatgcccaaaggaaatagatattactaattggtgcatatttaattgtcaaataatgttaaaattttattagcatcattatgtttgtatgttgtgtgttggtgtatcacccaaaggagaacatcaatatacattaatcgttatctgaatgaatcatatgtatgacatgtattttatgtctcaaaacacttatgtgaactttattatgtaatacatgttttgaattcattggatTCTTATGTATCATCTGAGCCAATTTTAATAggcttaacttctctgactgaaatgagcaagtccaatttcaccttagtgttttggatcatgatcttgctatgttggaa
The Glycine max cultivar Williams 82 chromosome 16, Glycine_max_v4.0, whole genome shotgun sequence genome window above contains:
- the LOC100776975 gene encoding probable calcium-binding protein CML21 isoform X1 yields the protein MGGALGKIESPKKGSVPETKLEAKMVEAMLRRESQGSSVKSFNTIILKFPKIDESLRKCKAIFEQFDEDSNGAIDQEELKKCFSKLEISFTEEEINDLFEACDINEDMVMKFSEFIVLLCVVYLLKDDPAALHAKSRIGMPKLERTFETLVDTFVFLDKNKDGYVSKNEMVQAINETTSGERSSGRIAMKRFEEMDWDKNGMVNFKEFLFAFTRWVGIDEVEDEENEEA
- the LOC100776975 gene encoding probable calcium-binding protein CML21 isoform X2, yielding MGGALGKIESPKKGSVPETKLEAKMVEAMLRRESQGSSVKSFNTIILKFPKIDESLRKCKAIFEQFDEDSNGAIDQEELKKCFSKLEISFTEEEINDLFEACDINEDMVMKFSEFIVLLCVVYLLKDDPAALHAKSRIGMPKLERTFETLVDTFVFLDKNKDGYVSKNEMVQAINETTSGERSSGRIAMKRFERNIQGTHSHRS